In the Nitrososphaerota archaeon genome, one interval contains:
- a CDS encoding (Fe-S)-binding protein, whose product MEPYLQGLLALLFKRSPRRSITSFLFHLGVWCNIITGLIMEVAFLTIGVSDVFSGWGWLLSWAHGITGFLIIVGGIGIITQYIRNPAFRLAYGKVFFLDLAFLAAFAIVGLVQFFPVFGFISIVGFTPTSIKWLGTLHMIIIYVWIVVSLIAGGAIRHAVATIAWRVIKPESRPTGLMVFTDACGKCGRCIEVCPTFKAFNNSPIEAPIIKLRKYYQMHRSKRFIPSEIRLLSEQLATCTQCNLCAGVCPFSFNYAALYQEMLRNAQQLALAKTI is encoded by the coding sequence ATGGAACCATATTTACAAGGTTTACTTGCACTCCTTTTCAAAAGAAGCCCAAGACGCAGCATAACAAGCTTTCTCTTCCACTTAGGTGTATGGTGCAACATAATAACAGGGTTGATCATGGAAGTTGCTTTCCTAACTATAGGTGTGTCGGATGTATTCAGCGGCTGGGGTTGGCTCCTATCTTGGGCGCACGGAATAACAGGCTTCCTCATCATAGTCGGGGGCATAGGCATAATTACTCAATACATTAGGAACCCAGCGTTTAGACTCGCGTATGGTAAAGTCTTCTTCTTAGATCTAGCCTTCCTAGCAGCCTTCGCTATAGTTGGGTTAGTTCAATTCTTCCCAGTCTTCGGCTTCATCTCCATCGTAGGCTTTACACCAACCTCTATTAAATGGCTAGGCACACTACACATGATCATAATCTACGTCTGGATCGTAGTCTCACTAATAGCCGGAGGCGCCATAAGGCACGCAGTTGCAACAATAGCTTGGAGAGTCATCAAACCCGAGTCAAGACCTACGGGACTAATGGTCTTCACAGATGCTTGTGGCAAATGTGGGCGCTGCATAGAAGTCTGCCCAACATTCAAAGCCTTCAACAACAGCCCAATAGAGGCACCAATAATAAAGCTAAGAAAATACTATCAGATGCATAGATCAAAGAGATTCATCCCCTCTGAAATACGCCTATTATCTGAGCAGCTAGCAACCTGCACACAATGCAATCTATGCGCAGGTGTATGTCCCTTCTCATTCAACTACGCTGCATTATACCAAGAGATGCTTAGGAATGCTCAACAATTAGCTTTGGCGAAGACCATCTAA